CGTGTGCAACGGCTCCCGCGTTGACGTGATTGGCGCATGGCTTCAGGACAAGCTGCCCACGGACGGCGCTTCCAGGGCCGAACCGGACGGCGCCGTGGACGTTGCCGACATATCGGACGGCACGGCCAAGATCGACCTCCAGGGCCCCCTGTCCCTCGATGTGCTCCAGGACGCCCTGGGCATGCAGTTTACCGACCTCAAGTACTTCGGCTTCAAGCAGGTGGAGTTCGAGAACGAGCCCCTGCTGGTGAGCCGCACCGGCTACACCGGCGAGCTCGGCTTCGAACTCTACATCGCTCCTGAAAAGGCCCTGCCCCTGTGGGAAAAGCTCGAAGACGACGTGCGCGTGGAGCCCTGCGGCCTGGGCGCGCGGGATACTCTGCGCCTGGAAGTCGGGCTGCCCCTCTACGGCCACGAGCTGGACGAGGATCACACCCCGGCCGAGGCCGGCTACGGCGCCATGCTCACCTCCGAGGCCGACTACATCGGCAAAGACCATGTCGGCGAGGTGCGCGAAAAGCTCATCGGTCTGGCGCTGGAAGGCCGGCGCAGCTGTCGCCACGGCGACATTCTGCTTTCCGCCGACGGTGAAGAAGTTGGCCGCATCACCAGCGGTTCGTACTGCCCAAGCATCGGCCACGCCGCAGCGCTGGCCTATGTACAGGCGGACAAGGCCGAGGCGTCAGGGTTCAAGGTGAAGACTGTCCGCGCTGAACTGCCGACGCAGCGTGTTGACCTGCCATTCTACACGGAAGGCACTGCCCGCAAAAAGCTGGGCTGACGCCGCAAGTGGCCGCTTTCGAGGAGGCTTATGCGTTCCTTTTATCTCGATTCCTCGGACTGGCCCGAAACGCCCGACGAGCGACTAATCCTGACCGGTACCGAAGCGCACCATGCATCCCGCGTGATCCGCGTGAAGGTCGGCGAGGAAGTCCGCGTGTTTGACGGCATTGGCCGTGAAGCTCTGGCAGAGGTGGACTACGTGGGCAAAAACCGCGTTGATCTCGCACCGAGAGAAGTGCGTGTGTCGCCACCGCCCGCACGTTCGGTAACGTTGGCTGTGGCCTGGACAAAAGCCCTGCGTCGCAGCTGGCTGTTGGAAAAAGCCGTGGAGCTCGAAGCCTCGGCCGTCTGGTTCTGGCAGGCAGACCGTTCCCAGGGCAAAATTCCGGACGAACCCAAGGAAACCTGGACAGCTCAGCTCGTGGCCGGAGCCAAGCAGTGCGAATCGGCCTGGGTGCCGGCACTGCGCACCTTTCCCAAGGGCTTTC
This genomic window from Oceanidesulfovibrio indonesiensis contains:
- the gcvT gene encoding glycine cleavage system aminomethyltransferase GcvT produces the protein MTDLKKTPLYDWHAARKAKIAPFAGWEMPIQYTSIIAEHEQTRTRAGLFDICHMGEFLVSGRDASAALSRVVTQNLATLAPGRCRYGFVLNERGGVLDDCIVYCLDETQYMIVCNGSRVDVIGAWLQDKLPTDGASRAEPDGAVDVADISDGTAKIDLQGPLSLDVLQDALGMQFTDLKYFGFKQVEFENEPLLVSRTGYTGELGFELYIAPEKALPLWEKLEDDVRVEPCGLGARDTLRLEVGLPLYGHELDEDHTPAEAGYGAMLTSEADYIGKDHVGEVREKLIGLALEGRRSCRHGDILLSADGEEVGRITSGSYCPSIGHAAALAYVQADKAEASGFKVKTVRAELPTQRVDLPFYTEGTARKKLG
- a CDS encoding 16S rRNA (uracil(1498)-N(3))-methyltransferase, producing MRSFYLDSSDWPETPDERLILTGTEAHHASRVIRVKVGEEVRVFDGIGREALAEVDYVGKNRVDLAPREVRVSPPPARSVTLAVAWTKALRRSWLLEKAVELEASAVWFWQADRSQGKIPDEPKETWTAQLVAGAKQCESAWVPALRTFPKGFPEVAAAAAAIPKRFALWEDPHQPRMLTANDLDGPGDILFVLGPEGGFSPKEEALFTDAGSGFVPVSLGRRILRWETAALLCLGLAFWSGS